The following coding sequences are from one Triticum dicoccoides isolate Atlit2015 ecotype Zavitan chromosome 4A, WEW_v2.0, whole genome shotgun sequence window:
- the LOC119287289 gene encoding F-box protein PP2-B10-like: protein MERLPAELVSAAFAGTTPRDAGRAAMVSTAFRAAAESDIVWARFLPPLELLAPEPQSKKDMFLRLLDGPVLLRDRLMTMWLDRETFAKCYMLSARNLFIASGHMPQHWSWIPLSDSMFSEGAQLNSVTWLEISGSIHTDMLTPDSKYGAYLVFKRTQNFSGFNYPIQKATLYFGQIMEYTSPVLLGENWTPPPELGVAQPQRRADGWMEISLGHFHTSGNELYAEMSFSLMETEGEVTQKRGLIVHGIEIRREKSG, encoded by the exons ATGGAGCGCCTGCCGGCGGAACTCGTCTCGGCGGCGTTCGCCGGCACCACGCCACGTGACGCCGGTCGTGCCGCCATGGTCTCCACAGCATTCCGCGCTGCAGCCGAGTCCGACATCGTTTGGGCCCGCTTCCTGCCGCCCCTCGAGCTGCTGGCCCCCGAGCCGCAGTCAAAAAAGGACATGTTCTTACGCCTCTTGGACGgccccgtcctcctccgagacaggCTCATG ACTATGTGGCTGGACAGGGAGACCTTCGCCAAATGCTACATGCTGTCGGCGAGGAATCTGTTCATCGCGTCGGGCCACATGCCGCAGCACTGGAGCTGGATCCCTCTCTCCGACTCCAT GTTCTCTGAAGGGGCTCAACTAAACAGTGTGACATGGTTGGAAATCAGTGGAAGCATACACACCGACATGCTCACCCCAGACTCCAAGTACGGGGCTTACCTCGTGTTTAAGAGGACCCAAAATTTCAGTGGGTTCAATTATCCAATCCAGAAGGCCACGCTCTACTTTGGACAAATAATGGAATATACCAGTCCGGTTCTCCTTGGTGAGAATTGGACGCCGCCGCCAGAACTGGGTGTAGCTCAGCCTCAGCGCAGAGCCGACGGTTGGATGGAGATATCGCTGGGTCACTTCCACACGAGCGGGAATGAATTATATGCTGAGATGTCCTTCAGCCTGATGGAGACGGAAGGAGAAGTGACACAGAAGCGTGGTCTGATCGTGCATGGCATTGAGATCAGACGTGAGAAATCAGGATGA